Proteins from a genomic interval of Quercus lobata isolate SW786 chromosome 11, ValleyOak3.0 Primary Assembly, whole genome shotgun sequence:
- the LOC115969446 gene encoding uncharacterized protein LOC115969446, with protein sequence MGRNTNYARNMLLNDSDSDDDFEIIALLALEEERLEKERASISRRGSVPGRRCIQRDHEQGHQRLFQDYFAESPVYPPNIFRRRFRMSRSLFLRIKSNLEEKDEYFVQKRNATGLLGLSSLQKMTAALRMLAYGVAADFTDEYVRIGESTAIESLKKFVEAIVDIYSTEYLRSPNSNDIARLLRVGERRGFLGMLGSIDCMHWKWKNCPSGWKGQYTGHSREPTIILEAVASYDLWIWHAFFGLPGSHNDINVLDRSFIFTNLAQGRAPSVNYSINGHDYTMGYYLADGIYPSWSTFVKTISVPLGRKNSLFATTQESTRKDVERAFGVLQARFAIIRGPARLWKTEALDYIMKACIILHNMIIEDERDTNGAEDFDYEQLPESIPTTVSHEPAEEFSQFTAFIAAHEKIRDTETHFQLQLDLIEHLWQRYSDSM encoded by the coding sequence ATGGGTCGTAATACAAATTATGCACGTAATATGCTTCTAAATGACTCTGATTCCGATGATGATTTTGAGATAATTGCGCTTCTTGCATTGGAAGAAGAAAgattagaaaaagaaagggcATCAATATCACGTCGTGGTTCTGTTCCAGGCCGTAGGTGTATCCAACGTGATCATGAGCAAGGCCACCAAAGACTTTTTCAAGACTATTTTGCAGAATCACCAGTATATCCTCCTAACATATTTCGGAGGAGGTTTCGAATGAGTCGTTCTCTTTTTTTACGTATTAAATCTAATCtagaagagaaagatgaatattttgttcaaaaaagaaatgctaCCGGATTGCTTGGTTTGTCTTCCCTTCAGAAGATGACTGCCGCACTAAGGATGCTTGCGTATGGAGTAGCGGCAGATTTTACAGATGAATATGTGAGAATTGGAGAAAGCACTGCAATAGAGAGtctcaaaaaatttgttgaagccATAGTCGATATTTATTCTACAGAGTACTTGAGGTCTCCAAATAGCAATGACATTGCTAGGTTGCTAAGAGTTGGTGAAAGGCGTGGATTTCTAGGGATGCTAGGAAGCATTGATTGCATGCACTGGAAATGGAAGAATTGCCCATCAGGGTGGAAAGGTCAGTATACTGGTCATAGTCGTGAGCCAACAATTATTTTGGAAGCAGTAGCATCATATGATCTTTGGATATGGCATGCATTTTTTGGATTACCTGGGTCTCATAATGACATCAATGTGCTAGACCGTTCTTTTATATTTACCAACCTTGCTCAAGGTCGTGCACCTTCGGTGAATTACTCAATCAATGGACATGATTATACAATGGGATATTATCTTGCTGATGGTATATATCCTTCATGGTCCACTTTTGTAAAGACAATCTCCGTTCCACTGGGTAGAAAGAATAGTCTTTTTGCTACAACTCAGGAGTCAACAAGGAAGGATGTAGAGCGTGCGTTTGGAGTACTTCAAGCACGATTTGCAATCATTCGTGGGCCTGCACGTCTTTGGAAAACAGAGGCTCTTGATTACATTATGAAGGCATGCATAATATTGCATAACATGATAATTGAAGATGAACGTGATACTAATGGAGCAGAAGACtttgattatgaacaattgccTGAAAGCATCCCTACAACAGTGTCCCATGAGCCTGCAGAAGAATTTAGTCAATTTACGGCATTCATTGCAGCCCATGAAAAAATTAGAGATACAGAAACTCATTTTCAACTCCAATTGGATCTCATTGAGCACTTGTGGCAACGATATAGTGATTCGatgtaa